The Mercenaria mercenaria strain notata chromosome 6, MADL_Memer_1, whole genome shotgun sequence genome contains the following window.
TATGAGTTATCTCCTCTTGTTTCTGGGACAGGAATGACTTGGCCAGACAGGCAATGTGCGAGACCATACAGCATTTTGGGTGGTAACAGCTAACAGAATTTgattcactctgaaaaaaaaaatgctttgtttgtttttgcatcattttttggGTTGCATCAATGCTAAAAACAGTAATACATTGACTTTTCAAGCATTCATAATTGAGGAGAATAGCTTGTGCAACTCCAGCCATTTTGTCAaacaatgctgaccaattttctttTGCGTGGAAACAATTTTACATCTTATGGCTATTTCCAAAACTGCTGACAGTGGAGGAAATCACCAGGAgaccctccaggcattatttctgGCACAGGCaggcacctcggtagaaccaccaaccttcaatAAGTCAGCTAGAGTGCTTCCTCACAGGAAAGAATTCAACATTAAACAAGGTTTTGAACCAAGAACGGTCAAGGGGAAGTGATTTTAAGTTAGCAACCTTTatcacttggccatggaggccatCTCAACTGGGTACAAACAACAACCTTCTTCAAGCCAGCTGGGTGGCGCTTGCAATTCTCGTGTTTTGCTTATATAACCTACTGCAATACCTGCATGCGTTTTATACACACAGCACATCTTATATGTTTACTGACAGGGGGAGTCATCAGTTCAGGATCCATGTCTTCACTAGAGTCTGTGTTACCTCCCTTGGTTTTTGGTGCCTTAGCTGAAAATATATTCTACATTacagataaaattttaattcaataagataaatattttatttggttcTTTTCTTCTTATCTGCTTATGTTATTGAAATCAGACAATACTTTCATATATCTGTATATACTTTACAATGACACTTTCTCTAATGTTGTGTTTTTAGCTACAGGTTACATATTTTGAATCAAACAAATTTGCAAATATGAATTTAAAATCTTGTTTTGAAATGTGTTACAATGTACATGTGGATGGTTCCCTGTCCTCCTCACCCCACACACACATGTGCACCTAAAGCTGGGAGAATATGAGCATCaattatatacttttatttgtttttagacAAGGTCATCATTTCGGTAAATTCTGATTTTTGTAAAGGCATGCTACAGTTTCTTTACTGTActctaaaacaattttattctgaCAAAACCTTtatctttttcatataaaaatctcTTTTGTCATGCCATTATGGGCCTTTCAAGAACATTTACACAATctcatttacattgtatttataattcaCATTTATAATGCAttatgaaaatttctgattttccttcttttttttttacatatgacttaattttttctgattttcatttaatttatgcCGCATTGTTCCAATttctgtttaaaagtttgtgttttgcAAATTTCTGCCTTATCTTAATACTACTAAATACAAACTGCATTAAATAGCTTTATAATATAAAAGAATGCTCCATACATTATTTGCACCTGAACTCCACAGTCTTGTCTGGAATTTAGACTTTCACaaacccctccccccaccctTCATCTCACATAAATCAATATATtcaattcaatgtaaaaataaacattaattaaGCATAGTACTATAGATCAATAAAGATACATCTTAACTATTCAATCTTGTGACATACCTGAACACCagtattcataaatatgacattttagtCAAAACAATATTAATGTCCTATTTGTGTGGTTGATTACGGATTGATATAGTATGACATTCACTTTATTATTGAAGTTTATgaagtttttttcagtaaataaactCAAAGAAACATCAGCCTCAGTGATGAAAACAGATTCATAATCAGAAGAAAATAAACTATTATATTTAGCTGCTACAAGTAACTAATGTTCTgacaaaactgattttcatttattttctcaatGATTATCTCCCTTTGACTATAAGctaaattactgaaaaatctgaTAACTGCTACCCTGAGGCAAAAGTTTTCATAACTTTTGATCAAAGATAATAAATTAGCAATTATTACAAAAAATCAGTTACATATAACTtatgcattttaaaattattttggtcatttggggaCATAGAAATCTATTTTTCAACTTCTTAAACATGTTTTCTAACTCTGTAAATTTAAGGCACTATCTCTTCAATAACTTTGAAAAGATCTTTGTTTCCCCTCCCATGACTCATACCATTAAAGACTGGGTACAAATgtacacatttttcttttgttaatacATAAACAGTTGCAATGAACAAACCTTTATAATACAATGTGTGATATAAACTCAGTATGTGGATCCTGCATATTTAACAGCATGTTCAgtccaggaaggtctaatacggggagtagaaactccgtataaatcaatacatttatctgtattatgctgtcgtccatacctgtaaatatcgaccagtcgttagcgattgatattttgttttcgccactatcgattagcgtgtaattagcatattacctcatgttaatcatggagttataacacttattgttcaaagggtttaccagtcacatgttaagtggcgataattagatgaccagagattgatctaaagggattctgaagcaaaaacagcatgcgactgcatgtggtgatatgcttaattattatgaattaactcgaggtcacttccctgaagaaatattttaccacgtaacttcaaacctttatcaaagggccgatttttgttggatttgaataaaaaaaatggaaaataacagaaagctgacacttttcttaattttgtagagccattattataattattgtttataatgttaggtttctacatacagaaacaaacattcttcttgaacgtagggaatgtttcaaacgaaattgtagtttaaactccaaaaattagtttaataaatttaatcttaaagctgatgtgtgaaaaatagaatgtatttaaattaaaataacaatatttttttttaaaaaaaggccaaCAACGAAGTTACATGTTTAGTATCccgaaaatcatctaggtttaacacgcatttaaatgttgtagaacagagcaatatcattaacaaatattttcaggcaacagtttactgttttgacttgctattttcattaaaatatgtcctattttttttgttctaaatactctgaatcaacaaggcaaatatcatgtaaaaaacgacatctttctctctgggtaagccAAGTCCAGATTTGGCCATTTTCACAGGgcaaaaagtaacattaatgtagatattttccatttaaaaacagatgcaggcaataatttcatggcagaacttttgttttcaacaaaaatttcaacaaatgctttcccagattttcactgaaaggacgagttaaactgtaaggcgcaagtgtttgagtaatagcagaataacctacggcatatgcttcgattggacgacagcataagataagataaatgccggtttccagtccccgtatcagttgttccaggttcaGTCATAAACAGCTGGATGTAATGTATCTGTAATCTGTATCATCAGTATGATTTGAAAGTAACAGAACTGAGGTGGTAGGTTTGTTTCTGAAACTGAACCACACATCCAAAACATTGATATTTCTTTCATACTTGAAATAAGATTCTTGGGGTAGGTGCAACATTTACAGACAAGAAGGGGGAGGCAAAACGAAGAATATTTTACTTGAGGCCTGATCAGTAGTGgccaaaatcttttttttctttatagaaGTTTTATCCTGCCCTACATACCATTCTTCACTTTCTTGCTTTTGACAGGGCCATAAGCTACAGCCATATGTAGAGGTGGGGTCAACTTGGGGTCAAACTCCCGTGTGAACTCCTGCTTCAACCATCTGACTGTCAGGGAAAGTCTGTTCCACGGAGCAGTCCGTAACATCTCAGACACAATTCTGAAAAagggaaatatctttaaaattattttaataaatgtatatgaatttaacattttaaacagaaCTCTATCTCAAGAATGTGGACTCATAATGATATATGATAATATTTGTGTGATTTTGTATTTTGGTGATATCATGGTTAATTTTGCAGCTTGATATCAATGACATAATTTTTCACTTCAAACTAGTAGTATGCAAGTGtgtctggattctgtaccactacttacttgttctccacaagtaactgagaACTTTCTCTTAATGAATCAGAAATGAAGGTcgtaaaagttaaaatatactgTCTTCTATTAAAATTGTAATGGAGATGGGGAACATTGCTCTTGCCTGGGAATACAGCAAGCATTATAATACCATACCAGGTTGATATTGGACCGATACATTTTTTAATATGTCATATcataaatttatcaaagtttacacaAAATGATCCCAAGATTATTTCCCCCAGACAGTAGTTTGATGTTTATGTTAGATATCAGCTGAATGTCAGACCAATACCGGTATTACTGACAGAATCTGATACCAGTCTGCCAATATTAGTCCAGTACAGCAATATTTGCTGGGGATCACACTTACAACTTCTAGAACGGTTGTCTCTGCCTATGTACATATAATCATGTGTATGTGAATGGTCTATGAGTACAATTATCAAATGgtgaaatttagttaaaacatgacatgaaagaaaaagaaaacttctATTTTCACTCATGGCTACACCATTCGTTACAGTATTACATCTGGTGTTCACTAGGTGAAAGATATTTGGATCTTACGCTGAATCATACATCATTAAATGTCTAAATTTATAAACCTATACTACATAAACAACTACATCAAAATGATCAAGAATACtacattttatgaacatttacTTTAATTATATGATATACCAGTACTAAAAAGATAAAGATTTCCTTTGACAGCACTATTGCATACAGACACTGTTTGATATTCTGTATTTACCTAAATTTGAATTCAAACTGATTTTCTTTCTTTGACTTCTTAGGAAGGTGTTTCAGTCTTCGAGATTTATCTGGATGTTGCCACGCCCACTCAAACTGTAAAAAGGAACAAAGAAGTTTCATATTACATTATGCAATAGCAATTAAATTACCTGTCTTTAGAGAAAAATACATAGGTTGTCTTCTTCAGTTGtgcaactgaaactgaaacatgaaatataacaagaggaccatgatggtcctgaatcgctcacctgaataatatgagtcatatgtttcaaatggcaaactgatgctaaaatattagaaagtaggtcagtaggtcaaattcatggtcactgaaagtcagttttaagatcggtatacaaaactgtacatgtcatccaaatttcaaggctatatcttaaaaaacGAAAggaagtagatcagtaggtcaaggtcacagtaaggtgactcgtaatcacttgggtacatcaggtaaatataattaaacagtctaggaaatatgatcagatattttttgaagtattttttcctatataactcatataacaagtgacccctaaggtggggcctctttttaccccaggggcataattgaacaattctgttagaggtccactaggcaatgctacataccaaatatcaaaagcctaggcctttcagtttcagacaagaagatttttaaaattttctcctatataagtctatgtaaaacttgggacccacggggcggggcctcttttcatcccaggggcacaatttgaacaatcttcatagaggtccacaaggcaatgctacatacaaaatatcaaaggcctaggtcttgtagttttagacaagaagatttttaaagttttttcctatataagtctatgtaaaacttgggacctccggGGCTGAGCCTCTTTTCATCcgaggggcacaatttgaacaaccttcataacggaccattagatgatgtcacatgctaaatatcaaggctctatgccttgcagttttggacaagaagatttttaaagtttttccttttggttgccatggcaaacagagttctgcatggaatgaaattctttgaataattttgaaaggggaccacccaaggatcattcctgtgaagtttggtgtaattctgcccagtggttttcaagaagattttttttagaaattgttgacggacacacgacggacggcTGATGACGGACGACTcacacgcacgacggacattgactggtcacaaaagctcaccatgagccttggctcaggtaagctaaaaactaAACCTAGTTTGGTTTCTACATGGCACGTGGTTTTGGAATTTACCTTCAGGAACACTCATTCCCCTTTCCTATGGTTCTGAGTCCAATAAAATGAACTGACAGAACAACACTGTGGTCTTTCATGGCCAGTAGCCTGGAAATTTTATGGATCTAAATGTGCCTATTACATTATAATGTGCTGGAAGTTGTGTTCAGAGGGGCATTTTAAATGCACAAAATGGATGGATATTACTTCTGTTTGGACTAGTGATTATAGGTAGTGGgctagtaaaaaataaaattttctacaCTGAGACACTGATATCTTGTGCATCAATACCTCAAGCACTCAGACTCactctagcatcaatacctcaaGCACCCAGGCTCTCTCAAAAATCAATATCTCAAGCACCCGAACTCACACAAGCATGATAACCTTAAGCACCCAGCCTCATTAAGCATCAATACCTCAAGCACCCGGGCTCACTCAAGCATGATTACCTCCAGCACCCAGGCTCACTCAAGGATCAATACTTTAAGCACCCAGGCACACTCAAGCATGATTACCTCAAGCATCCAGCCTCACTTAAGCATGATTACCTCAAGCACCCAGCCTCATTTAAGCACGATTACCTCAAGCACCTAGCCTCACTCAAGCATCAATACCTCAAGCACCAAGCCTCACTCCAGCATGATTACCTCATGCACCCAGGCTCACTCATGTATAAATACCTCAAGCATCTGGGCTCACTCAGCAAGTTAACCTCAATTACCCAGGCTCATTCAAGCATCAATACCTCAAGCACCCAGGCTCGCTCAAGCATCAATACCTCAAGCACCCAGGCTCACTCAAGCATCAATACCTCAAGCACCCACGCTCACTCAAGGATCAATACCTCAAGCACTCGGGTCCACTCAAGCATCAATGCCACAAACACCCAGGCTCACTAAAGCATGATAACCTCAAGCCCCCAGCCTCACTCAAGCATCAATACCTCAAGCACCAAGTACCCGGGCTGAGCACTCAAGCATGATTACCTCAAGCACCAAGTACCCGGGCTGAGCACTCAAGCATCAATACCTCAAACAACCAGGCTCACTCAAGCATCAATACCTCAAGCACCCAGGCTCACTCAAGCATCAATTCCTCAATTGCCCGGGCTCTGGTGCATTGTGCTCATCCTCTGGTGACGCTTGAGTGATGAGTGTTTTACTGTAGTCCTACCTGATAATAAAAATTCATCCATAGATCATTATACTTACCCTCAGTCCTGAGATGTCATTAGGGAAACCATGAATGATCAGCACCATCTCCCTGCAATATAAAAGTAAGATTTCCATTATTTGTGTAAAGAATGTGTTTACTGCAAGTATCTTCCTAACATGAATCGTAAGTGGAGGATGTAAGATGTCGGGAATATTTTCTTCTGTCAGATAATCAAAAAGAACACAAACTTCAGTTGTCTTGCTCTAAGCTAGCCAAGAGGCATAACTGATCATGTAAAAACTAGAATTGTAGCCATAGGGCACAGATGCCTCCACATCCTATATATAGCTAGAGTAACTTCGGGAAAATTCGACAGTCGTGTATATTCGACACATTGAATTAATATCCACGTGGAAAAACCCATAATGTCCTTAAATAATTTTTCTTAAGTAatttatatgacgtcatatttgtatatgacatcatgaGAACATTTTGATCACACAGGCTTTCTTTCCTTTTCCGATACGCGCATCGGGTAACTTCGacattcaaattcattttgaacgaaaATCGTAGTTACAGTTTTCTGTAAGAATGGTCAGCGGAGCTAGGGTATTTAAAACTATTCTTACAATTGCATTTTGACTTTACTTAACCGaaatacaaacagaaatatatttgatgttgatatttagaaacaaataataTTCCCCGGTTTCCAAGCATGACCTTGGCTAGGGGTGACGAATTTGCACGACAAGATATAACACTGTTGTGCAAATTCGACATACTATCAAAATTATTCGATTATATCGTCTTTAAAGGATATTTACGGCATACAAATGGTTTAAGTGTGTTTCTTAACCATATCCATGCTTTCCTAATTTTGTCCACGCAGATTCTTAAAGTATGTTAACCTAAGCTGACGTCGCTAATTACGTCACTGATTTGTGCATTAAAAAAGCACCTGTGCATTTAATTAGCGTGCACATATTTACATCTGGGACCAGTACGAATTTATGACAATTAATTAGACAATCAAAATTTgtgcaaagtaaaatatattaaataggaTATAATAAGAACATATcatcgttatttaaaacaatcatagCCGAGTAACCCAAAGGTTTCGGTAACAAATACGccttatttgaaattaaaatgtccAGACAAATTCGTGCGGAGTGTTGCAGAGCTCTTACTCTCCATCAAAACTTGCCCCCACCGTTCAGATGGTAGAAAATGGTACCATTGTCAAAAAAGAAGGCAGcagcgaataaataaataaacataattaatgaGGCTATATTTTATTGTTTCCCGAAACAATTAGCCGGCGTTTGTATAATCTGCTGAACAATTAATAAAGATTattcttttgttttactttttatagcttgatcgagttatgaaatctgaaaaaattAGAGCATACTCGTCAgcataaaaactgttgtgttatgtCTATTGCGACATTTGCTGTTTTTAATGTAgctatataaaaaagataaatcttcaacttgtatattttttttaaactctaCCAGGGTGC
Protein-coding sequences here:
- the LOC123548664 gene encoding structure-specific endonuclease subunit slx1-like translates to MVHEIENFYGVYLLYNVNPKFKGRTYIGYTVDPNRRIKQHNLGVQAGGAYRTNGKGPWEMVLIIHGFPNDISGLRFEWAWQHPDKSRRLKHLPKKSKKENQFEFKFRIVSEMLRTAPWNRLSLTVRWLKQEFTREFDPKLTPPLHMAVAYGPVKSKKVKNAKAPKTKGGNTDSSEDMDPELMTPPVSKHIRCAVCIKRMQSESNSVSCYHPKCCMVSHIACLAKSFLSQKQEEITHILPVEGVCPRCSQQLLWGDIIRHKHGCYQTLTEATEADDSEDDHWANELQTQVT